ACCGCAGGCGCAAGGTTCACCATTAGCTATCAAGGGGACATGTCCCAATTCAGTACCTCTATTGGCGTATCCGTTAAACAGTTTGCCGTCAATTATGACTGCGCCACCGATACCGGTTCCTACAGTCAGAAAGACCACATGAGTGGCTCCGTTTCCGGCTCCGTACATCGTTTCGCCAAGTCCCATCAGATTAGCGTCATTTCCCAGTTGGGTAGGAAGTCCGGTCTCTTTTTCCATCCGGTCTGCCAGTTTCAGATTTTCCCAGCCTTGAATATTCTCCGCACCTCCCAATACGATACGATTCGTACAATCGACAATTCCCGGCGTCCCTATCCCGATACCGGCTATTGTATACCTCTTTGCTTCGGCAAAGGTTTTCACTTCATTGACTGCCTTGACTAATTGCCCGATGACAGCTTCGGCTGATACGTCGGCATTCGACGGTAGCTTCCCTTGAAAGTGAAATACGCCATTATTATCAATAAGAGCGTATTTCACAGAAGTCCCGCCAAGATCAATTCCTATAGCGTATTCTTTTTCCATATAACTAGGTATGTTTTAAATTCGTTTATACTGTGCCATGCTTGTGCCACCGTATTGGCACGCTTGTGCCAAAGGCTTGGCATAGCAGTGCCAACAGCTTGACACAACTGTGCCAACGGCTTGGCACAAGCAAAGCAACTGTTTTCTTTCATATACCAGTTTATACTCTTTCTGCCCAGATAGGTGAACTCCATGCCCATTGCCCGTCACGCTGGCGAACACGCACGTAGTAGTAATCTGTATCACGCTGAGGCTCTTTATCTTCCATATAGTGTTCCACAGTGAAACAGCTTTCGGGCATAGCACGATTGAAGAGAATCGCTTCGCTCAGCCAGCCGATCATGAAGTGCGAACGTGAGCCTTCGAGCAATTCGCCCAATGTGTGTTCAAACTTCTTGCCGTTGAAATCAGCAATCACTTTTCCGTCTTTCGGCATCTCTACTTCGAGGATGACAGCTTGCATGGCAGCGGTAGTCGTATTCGGATTCTTGCTGCTGTACATATCCAGTTCGGTTTCTTTTTCGTCTGCGGATACAATGCGGTTTACGTGAGTATGGAATTCTGTTTCCCCTTCTTGCGGAGAAGTGAAGGCTGCACCGCGGAAACATGGAGTGACGCTCAGAATGCGTCCTTTGTCTACAGACAATTTACCTTGCCAGTGTACATACTGCTCTTCACGGTTCCATCCGAAATCTACTTTCACTTTGCAGCGGACAGTATCACCTTCGGGGGCAACCGGAGTCAACGGACCATTCATGCGGGCCAGAATCTGACCGTTCTTGACGATATCCACATAGTCGATGCAACTTTCTCCGGTAACATTCAGATAAATGCGGCGGCTGTTGCCACGCACTACGTCACCCATGAAAGCATCGTTGAGGCGGAAGTCAATCAAAATTTTATCGCCGGTTGCGGCGCATACGTGGCGGGTCCGAAGTGCTTCCCATATAGCGTCGCGGGTCAATGACGGAGCCAGTACACCGATACGGCCGTCACCATAACTGCCCGGATAACCCGAATGTTGGTCGGTAGAAGCCATAATACCGAATTTATTACCCAGTTCCAGACCATATTGAATGGTTCCTTCCCATTGGCGGGGGCCCATATCGTGCAAGTATGGATAGTCCCCCTGATCGCTTTCGGCCAGACCGTGACGGGAATACATTTCTACGAACGGGGTCTGGTCTCCTTCGGTAAAGCATTTCCAGTTATAGCCGCGATAACCACCCTGATAGCCCATATGGTGAGGAGTGATAAATACTTTGTGTCCTTTGGCTTTCTGTTTCCAGTCTTCGATGGAGGTACACTCTACAAGCGGTGCATCGAGATCGTAGTTCAAGGCAACATGGTCGCCATGTTCCATGCTGTGTGCTTCATATCCAACGAAAGTGAGGAATTCTCCTTCTTTATTATATTCGTTTGTCATGGCTACGTACTTCTCATATCCGCCTTCGCGCAAACGTTTGAAAGCACCGGTATGGTAGTCGATTACCCATTTCAGGCGTGGATCGTCTGCTCCGGGGATATCCGGCCACATGGCGTGGGGTGTTACACTTACAAAATCCAACTGTCCTTTCGCTGCTTCAAAAGCATCGCGCATATCGCCGTGTCCGTATGTGATGTTACAATGGTTGTGCAGGTCTCCCCAGTACATTTTGAGGTCACTTGCCGATGGCATTTTCTTTTTGGCTTCTTTACTTCCTGCCGCACAAGAGCCGAGCAGGCTGCCGGATGCTGCCAGTCCTAAAAAAGACCAGCCAGTATTCTTTATAAAATTTCTTCTGTCCATGATATGATTGTTTTGGGTTATTTATCGATTTTCCATCAGTCTTCTGTCTCCTTTGAAAAGCACTGTCTCTTTTTCATCGGGATCATTGTCTTTATATTGTTTCTGAGTTTCTTCAAGTAGTTGCATCAACTCTTTTTGTTTCTTAGCATATTCCGCTTTCCCGAAGATATTGTTCATTTCTCTTGGGTCGGCTTTCATGTCATACATTTCCCATTCGTCAATGTCGTTGTAGAAATGAATCAGTTTGAAGTCCTGCGTGCGAATGCCATAATGACGTTTTACGGAGTGTTCTGCCGGATATTCATAATAATGATAGTAGGCTGCTTTACGCCAGTCGGCAGGAGTTTTGCCTTCGTTTTCCAATACAGGTTTCAGTGATGCTCCCTGAATATCAGATGGCACTTCTACACCGGCAAAGTCAAGGAAGGTAGGGGCGAAGTCTACGTTCATGCTGATGGCGCTGCTGGTGCTTCCGGCTTTAATGGCCTTCGGATAACGGATGATAAGCGGCATACGCTGACATTCTTCGTACATGAATCGTTTGTCAAACCAGCCGTGTTCACCCAGAAAGAATCCTTGGTCGGAAGTATAGACAATAATGGTATTGTCCAGTTCGCCGATCTTTTCGAGATAATTCAGCAGACGACCGATATTCTCGTCTACAGCCAGAACGGTAGCCAGATAATCGCGCATATATTGCTGGTATTTCCAGCTGATTAATGCCTTGCCTTTCAGGTCGCCTTTGCGGTATTCGGCAATGCGCTGTGCATAGGCGGAATCCCATTTGTCCTGTACTTCTGAGGGCATACGCTTATAAACGCTATACAGGCGGTTTGTCGTATCTTTCAGCATTTCTTCGCGAGTGAGCAGTTTCAAGTCCCAGTCATTCGTCAGCGTATGTTCGATCGACATATCTTGTTCCCGTGCCGCTTTCCCGCGTCCTTCGTAGTCATCGAACAGGTTTGCGGGTTCGGGGAAAATAGTATTGTTGAATATACCCAGATGGCGGGGGGCGGGCATCCAGTTACGGTGGGGAGCTTTCTGATGATACATCATGCAGAAAGGTTTGTTCTTGTCGCGGTTTTCGAGGAAATTGATTGCCTTGTCGGTGATAATATCCGTTGCATATCCTTTTTCTACGATGTGCTTTCCGTCTTCCCAAAAGTCAGGGTCGTAGTAGTCGCCCTGCTCATGCTGGCCGCTGAGTATGCTCCAGTGGTCAAATCCCTGCGGTTCGCTGATAAGATGCCATTTACCGATCATGGCAGTCTGATAACCGGCTTGTTGAAGTAGTTTCGGGAATGTCTGCTGATCACCGTTGAAGGTGCTTGCATTATCGGTAAAGCCGTTCTCATGGCTGAATTTTCCGGTGAGAATGCAGGCACGTGAAGGGCCGGAGAGGGCATTGACTGCATAACAATTGTCAAAACGGATACCCTCATTGGCTATGCGGTCCATGTTGGGAGTTTGGATGAGGTTGCCACCATAGCAGGACATGGCTTGGGTGGTATGGTCGTCGGTCATCATGAAGATGATGTTCGGACGTTTGGTTTCTTCTTTTTGGGGGTTGGCACAGGAAGCAAGGCTTAGTGCTGCCAATGGAAGCAATAGGGTAGAGGGGTTGCTTTTCATGATAGAAATAACATCTGATGATAAAAATGACCAGTGAGGAGCCGAGGCCTTTTCCGTAGCGGGCATATATCCGCATGGAAATCTGGCCTCAGTGCCTCGCTGGTCACTGGATTATAATTTATATTTTAATGACTGTTTCTTGCCGTTTACTTTCACTTCTATTTCCAGTCCGTTTTCATCGAACGTTTTGTTCTTGAACTTAGCGTCAAATTTAGGGGCATCTGCGCTCTTCTTGACTGGGTAAATAACTGTGATGTAACGTACCGCATTCTCATTGTCTTTCTTTACGTTGAATGAAACATTCATACGTTTGTAGCGCTTGCGATATGCAGTAGAACACCATCCCGGCTCTTTTTTCATGCTCATGCCTTCAGGGCCGAAGCATTGAAGTTTCATGTTGCTTCCATCTTCGAATTGAGTCAGGAATGTCATGTCTTCACGGCTGTTGGCTATCTCACCTTTCGGCATCTGATAGTGCAGGTTGACAGAACCTTTGGCGCTGCCTGATACTTCATCTACAATGACAAAGTAGGTATTGTCTACGAAGAAGACCGAACGGCGGTGCTTGAAGTTCTTGTAGCTTGGGTTTTCTGTAACCAAGGTCTGGATATTGCCTTCCGGCTGCCACAGTTTAGTAACAGATTCGGTTGTTTCCAGATTCTTATTGTCCAGAGTCACGGTGTTGTGTACGGAAGTCTGACGATGCCAGTTGCGTTGTTCCATCACTTCGCCTTCACCGGCATACACATACGAACCGGAGTCTGGGAACAGGTTCTTGCCGTTAAACCACATTTCGAAAGTACCGTTATCCGGCTGACAGTGCCAGAAACCTTTCGGACCGGCTTTTACTACCATTTGTGTAGCATCCATTCCCCAGGAATTGCGGAACACAAAGAAACCTGATTTCAGGAAACCTTTCGACATATAATCGGGTAACGCGCCTTCTTTGCCGTCTGTTGCCAAATACTTGATAGTTTCGTTTTTCGGGAACAGTTTGCTCCATGCACGATAGTTCTTCAGCATTTCTTTCTTTTCTGTGATTTTAGCATCACTGAAACACGGATTTGTGTAATCCGGGAAAGAAATATTGGCATAGAACATGATCATCTTTTCGATAGTATCCAGATATTCCTGTGGGAACTCATTACGGAATCCGTTAACATCCGCGATACCCAATGCCTTGCAGAAGATATTGATAGCAGCAAGATGATAATGCGGGTCAAGTTCAAACTGGCCGCCATCGTTGTAAACCTGTACGTTTACTTCACGGTTCAGAATGTCGATACCGCTTTTTCTCCAGGCCGGAGCTTCTTTAAATTCCGGGAAGAATGCACCTGCATAAATCATACGCTGGGCTTCGAACAACAAGTGATTACCCTGATCAGAGTAATTAGCCAGAATATGTACGGCATGTTTATGATAGTTCACCAGAAATTCAGTCAGGAAATCCGGAGTGAAAGAAGGAGAGGGGAGGAACAACTGGAACTGGGTAGTCTGATCCTGCAGACGATTACTGACTTCCAGCGGACGCCATGCGAAACGTACATTTTCCACTTCGCCTTTAATCTTACCGTCACTTACCAGTTCGTATTCTTTCTTGTCCATCTTCACCAACGGATTCTTTTTAATCCAGTCGATGTATTGGTATGCCCATTCTTTGGCATATTTCTCGTCACCCGATACACGGTATGCCTTACCCATCGGAGTAAACCATTTATGACGGTGCAACTGCCAGCGGAGTTCATTGTCTTTCACCGGCCAGTATTGCCAGTTGATATCTTCTCCGTAGTTGTAAGAAGGCTGATAGCCTTTGTGAACAAAGAATGTATGCTTCAATCCGTCATCCGCCCATTGCTGTTCTTCTTTGCCGATAGTGATCTTTTTCAGATTAATATCCGGCGTCTTCACATTCGTACGTGCACGGTAGTAGTCGAGCAGTGCTTTTGCGGCATCCTCATCTTTGCCTTCCTGATGTAAGGCTTTTACTTTCTCCAATCCGGGGTAGTC
This sequence is a window from Bacteroides thetaiotaomicron VPI-5482. Protein-coding genes within it:
- a CDS encoding ROK family protein: MEKEYAIGIDLGGTSVKYALIDNNGVFHFQGKLPSNADVSAEAVIGQLVKAVNEVKTFAEAKRYTIAGIGIGTPGIVDCTNRIVLGGAENIQGWENLKLADRMEKETGLPTQLGNDANLMGLGETMYGAGNGATHVVFLTVGTGIGGAVIIDGKLFNGYANRGTELGHVPLIANGEPCACGSIGCLEHYASTAALVRRFSKRIAEAGISYPNEEINGELIVRLYKQGDKIAAESLNEHCDFLGHGIAGFINIFSPQRVVIGGGLSEAGDFYIQKVSEKALRYAIPDCAVNTEIMAASLGNKAGSIGAASLFLNRKPN
- a CDS encoding sulfatase family protein yields the protein MKSNPSTLLLPLAALSLASCANPQKEETKRPNIIFMMTDDHTTQAMSCYGGNLIQTPNMDRIANEGIRFDNCYAVNALSGPSRACILTGKFSHENGFTDNASTFNGDQQTFPKLLQQAGYQTAMIGKWHLISEPQGFDHWSILSGQHEQGDYYDPDFWEDGKHIVEKGYATDIITDKAINFLENRDKNKPFCMMYHQKAPHRNWMPAPRHLGIFNNTIFPEPANLFDDYEGRGKAAREQDMSIEHTLTNDWDLKLLTREEMLKDTTNRLYSVYKRMPSEVQDKWDSAYAQRIAEYRKGDLKGKALISWKYQQYMRDYLATVLAVDENIGRLLNYLEKIGELDNTIIVYTSDQGFFLGEHGWFDKRFMYEECQRMPLIIRYPKAIKAGSTSSAISMNVDFAPTFLDFAGVEVPSDIQGASLKPVLENEGKTPADWRKAAYYHYYEYPAEHSVKRHYGIRTQDFKLIHFYNDIDEWEMYDMKADPREMNNIFGKAEYAKKQKELMQLLEETQKQYKDNDPDEKETVLFKGDRRLMENR
- the hepC gene encoding heparin-sulfate lyase HepC; its protein translation is MNKTLKYIVLLTFACFVGKGYAQELKSEVFSLLNLDYPGLEKVKALHQEGKDEDAAKALLDYYRARTNVKTPDINLKKITIGKEEQQWADDGLKHTFFVHKGYQPSYNYGEDINWQYWPVKDNELRWQLHRHKWFTPMGKAYRVSGDEKYAKEWAYQYIDWIKKNPLVKMDKKEYELVSDGKIKGEVENVRFAWRPLEVSNRLQDQTTQFQLFLPSPSFTPDFLTEFLVNYHKHAVHILANYSDQGNHLLFEAQRMIYAGAFFPEFKEAPAWRKSGIDILNREVNVQVYNDGGQFELDPHYHLAAINIFCKALGIADVNGFRNEFPQEYLDTIEKMIMFYANISFPDYTNPCFSDAKITEKKEMLKNYRAWSKLFPKNETIKYLATDGKEGALPDYMSKGFLKSGFFVFRNSWGMDATQMVVKAGPKGFWHCQPDNGTFEMWFNGKNLFPDSGSYVYAGEGEVMEQRNWHRQTSVHNTVTLDNKNLETTESVTKLWQPEGNIQTLVTENPSYKNFKHRRSVFFVDNTYFVIVDEVSGSAKGSVNLHYQMPKGEIANSREDMTFLTQFEDGSNMKLQCFGPEGMSMKKEPGWCSTAYRKRYKRMNVSFNVKKDNENAVRYITVIYPVKKSADAPKFDAKFKNKTFDENGLEIEVKVNGKKQSLKYKL